The sequence CTAAATTCGCCATTCTAATAGAAATCTCGGCTTTCATTTCATCAGGGAAATAGCTCAAGGTTTCAGCTGCATTGGGGGCTTCCATGTGGGCTAAAATCAAGGCGATGGTTTGAGGGTGTTCGTTAATGATGAAATCAGCGAGTTGTTGAGATTTGATCTTGCTTAAATAAGCGAAATTCTTTTGCGTTTGCAAGCTTTTAGTGAGTTTGTCCATCACTTTTTTGGCTTCTTCGCTCCCTAAAGTCCTAGTTAAAAGCTCTCTAGCGTATTCTAAACCGCCGGTATTGATGTATTGGTTGGATTGGAAAATCGCAAAAAATTCCTCTAAAACCGCCGCACCGATTTGCTTGTCTGTGCCGTTTAATTGCACGATTTGTTTAGAAATTTCTGTAATGGAGTCAATGTCTAAATGCCTTAAAATCTCGCCTGTGGTATCTTCGCCCACTTGAATGAGTAAAATGGCGATTTTTTCACTCATAGAAAGTTCGTCTAATTGCATTTTTTGTTTAGGGGTGAGCTTGATTGCCATTTTTAGCCTTTATCTTTAACCTTTATACTTTAGCCTTTTTTAACCTTTGATGCCGTCTGAAGAAATTTCATCTTTGATTAAGAGTTTAAAGAGCATTGCAATTTCATCAGGGCGCTCTTTAAGGGTCCCTCTAATCTTTTCTAAAATAATTTCATATCTTACTTCTTCTTCGCTAAAGGTTGCATTAAGCCCTAATTGATCTTCTACTTTCTTTTTCAAATCGCCCAATTTATTCATTTCATCTTCTTCTTCATCCATTTCTTCAAACATGGATTTCACTTCCTTATCTTCATCAGGCACCACTTCTAGCATACGCTCGCTGAAAGGCACAATCACTTTTTTATAGAAGATGAAGAGCACCACAAACACCAAAAGATACTTGATTAAAGGCGTAAAAGATCCTAATATTTTTTGGGTTTTATGCATGATTTTTTCGCCAAAAGTGGCGTTATCAATCGTAGGGATTATGGGGTTGAATTCAAAATTACTCACTGCCACATCATCGCCTCTATTTTGGTTATAGCCAATGGCTTGTTTCACTAGGGCGTTGATTTTTTTAAGCGCTTCATCACTCAAGGGTTCATATTCTAAAGCGTTTGTCCCATCTTTAAGTGCAATTTTATACTTGCCATCTACCACAACCGCCGCATTCAAGCGCACCAAAGTGCCAAACTCGCCCTTAATTTCGCTAATGGTTTTACCCACTTCATAATTGGTCGTGTTTTGGGACTTTTCGTATTTTTCTTGATCTTTATTGTCCTTTAATCCTTGCACAGGACCGATATTGCTCACAACTCCAGGCACACCGCCGACTTGCTTTTTAGGAGCACCTTCTTTTTTTTCTTCTAAATTTTGCTCGCTCCTTACGACATTATTAGGATCAAAAGTCTCTTTGGTGCTTTTCTTTTGGCTGAAATCAAACTCCGCATTGACCCTTGCGACCACCTTGTTTTTACCCCCCACAATAGGGGCTAAAATATTGACGATCTTACTTTCTAAAATGTTTTCAAAATTTTGTTTGTAGTGCAATTGCTCTAGGGCTAATTCTTTGGAATTTTCTAAAATATCGCCCTCGCCTAATGGCTCGCCATTTTCATTCACGATTTTCACATTCTCTATCGTGAGTTTAGGCACAGCCGCAGCGATCAAGTTTTTAATCCCTAGAATTTGAGTGGGCGAGAGCCTCATATCAGGCTTAAGCTTGAGCATCACTGAAGCGCTTGGAGGGACTTCTTTAGCGACAAACACGCTGTCTTTAGGGATTGCAATATGCACATTGGCTTTAAGGATAGGATTTAAGCTTTCAATCGTGCGCGACAATTCGCCCTCAAT comes from Helicobacter acinonychis and encodes:
- the fliG gene encoding flagellar motor switch protein FliG is translated as MAIKLTPKQKMQLDELSMSEKIAILLIQVGEDTTGEILRHLDIDSITEISKQIVQLNGTDKQIGAAVLEEFFAIFQSNQYINTGGLEYARELLTRTLGSEEAKKVMDKLTKSLQTQKNFAYLSKIKSQQLADFIINEHPQTIALILAHMEAPNAAETLSYFPDEMKAEISIRMANLGDISPQVVKRVSTVLENKLESLTSYKIEVGGLRAVAEIFNRLGQKSAKTTLARIESVDNKLAGAIKEMMFTFEDIVKLDNFAIREILKVADKKDLSLALKTSTKDLTDKFLNNMSSRAAEQFVEEMQYLGAVKIKDVDVAQRKIIEIVQSLQEKGVIQTDEEEDIVE
- the fliF gene encoding flagellar basal-body MS-ring/collar protein FliF, translating into MDLKILLQRIVDFFIKLNKKQKIALIAMGVLITALIVFLLLYPFKEKGYVQGGYGVLFEGLDPSDNALILQYLQQNQIPYKVSKDDTILIPKDKVYEERITLASQGIPKTSKVGFEIFDSKDFGATDFDQNVKLIRAIEGELSRTIESLNPILKANVHIAIPKDSVFVAKEVPPSASVMLKLKPDMRLSPTQILGIKNLIAAAVPKLTIENVKIVNENGEPLGEGDILENSKELALEQLHYKQNFENILESKIVNILAPIVGGKNKVVARVNAEFDFSQKKSTKETFDPNNVVRSEQNLEEKKEGAPKKQVGGVPGVVSNIGPVQGLKDNKDQEKYEKSQNTTNYEVGKTISEIKGEFGTLVRLNAAVVVDGKYKIALKDGTNALEYEPLSDEALKKINALVKQAIGYNQNRGDDVAVSNFEFNPIIPTIDNATFGEKIMHKTQKILGSFTPLIKYLLVFVVLFIFYKKVIVPFSERMLEVVPDEDKEVKSMFEEMDEEEDEMNKLGDLKKKVEDQLGLNATFSEEEVRYEIILEKIRGTLKERPDEIAMLFKLLIKDEISSDGIKG